From the Deltaproteobacteria bacterium genome, the window GGATCTTCTCCTTCACCGATTTGGAGGCGATGTCCTCCTCCCCCCCGTCGCGGTTCAACCCCGAGTTGAAAAAATACTTGAGCTCGAAAATGCCGTGGGGGGTGTAGACGTACTTCCCGCTCGTCACGCGCGAGACCGTGGACTCGTGCATCGAAATGTCCTCGGCGACGTCCCGTAACGTAAGCGGCCGAAGTGCCTTCGGGCCGCGCTCGAGAAACTCGCGCTGAAGCTTGACGATGCTTTCCACGACCTTATAGATGGTCCGCTGCCGCTGCTGGATGCTCTTTATGAACCAGAGCGCCGAGTTGATCTTCTGCTTCAGGAATTCCCGGTCCTCCTTCGGCAGCGAATCCCCCTCCTGCAGGAGCCGTCGGTAATAGGAGCTCAAGCGCAGCCGGGGTTGGCCGTCCTCGTTCAATGTGATCACCCACTCGTTGTCGACCTTGAAAATATGGACGTCGGGGGTGATGTAGTGGACTTCGTCCCCGGAATACTCTCTTCCAGGCTTCGGGGAGAGGGTCGTAAGCTTCTGGTACGCCTCCTTGACCGCCTCTTTCGTTATCCGCAGACGCCGGGAGATCCCCGCCAGGTCGCCCCTGGAAAAGAGGTCGAAATGGTCGGAAAGGATTTTCAGGGAAAGCGTGAAATCCTCTCCTTTTTCCCGTGCCTGGATAATCAGGCATTCCCTCAGGTCCCGTGCGCCTACCCCCAGCGGATCCAGGGTCTGGATCTTCGCGATTGCCCCGTTCACCGCCTCCGCGTTCTCAGAGAGCGATTCGGCCGCCTCCTCGGCGGACACTTTCAGGTATCCGTTTTCGTCGATGTTACCGATGAGATAGGCTGCAATTCGGCGGAGCGATTCGTCCGCGTCGGACAGGCCCATCTGCCATTCGAGGTGCTCGGCCAGATTCGGTTTCCGGGACAGCAGGTTCTCGTAATAGGGACGGCCGTCTTCGTCCTCGCGCTCCCGTTCGCCGCGTCCCTCCGACTGCGCCCCTTCCCCGAAGTAATAGTTCCAGTCGAGCCTGTCGATAAGCCCTTTTTCGGGGCGGTCGGAGTTATCCTCTCCGGCCGCCGCCGTGCTTCCCTCGGGCGCCGCATCGGCATCGCCGGAAGCCGGACGCT encodes:
- the rpoN gene encoding RNA polymerase factor sigma-54; this translates as MALELRQSLKLSQQLVMTPQLQQAIKLLQLSRLELQQAIREEIEKNPVLEESQEGGSEGGEAQEERPASGDADAAPEGSTAAAGEDNSDRPEKGLIDRLDWNYYFGEGAQSEGRGEREREDEDGRPYYENLLSRKPNLAEHLEWQMGLSDADESLRRIAAYLIGNIDENGYLKVSAEEAAESLSENAEAVNGAIAKIQTLDPLGVGARDLRECLIIQAREKGEDFTLSLKILSDHFDLFSRGDLAGISRRLRITKEAVKEAYQKLTTLSPKPGREYSGDEVHYITPDVHIFKVDNEWVITLNEDGQPRLRLSSYYRRLLQEGDSLPKEDREFLKQKINSALWFIKSIQQRQRTIYKVVESIVKLQREFLERGPKALRPLTLRDVAEDISMHESTVSRVTSGKYVYTPHGIFELKYFFNSGLNRDGGEEDIASKSVKEKIREIISAEGGEKPLSDQELMRLLRNQGIRIARRTVTKYRAQLGMLPSSRRKKLF